A window from Micromonospora terminaliae encodes these proteins:
- the bioB gene encoding biotin synthase BioB — MPEILDQARTQVLENGVGLDEAGVLAVLNLPDEHLPAALQLAHEVRMRWCGPEVEVEGIVSLKTGGCPEDCHFCSQSGLFTSPVRSVWLDIPALVEAAKQTAATGATEFCIVAAVRGPDARLMKQMREGVAAIRAEVDIQVAASLGMLTQEQVDELVEMGVHRYNHNLETCRSYFPNVVTTHSFEERWETLKMVRESGMEVCCGGILGLGETVEQRAEFAAQLAELDPHEVPLNFLNPRPGTPLADRPVVEGKDALRAIAAFRLAMPRTILRYAGGRELTLGDLGTRDGLLGGINAVIVGNYLTTLGRPATADLQLLDDLKMPVKALSATL, encoded by the coding sequence ATGCCAGAGATCCTCGACCAGGCCCGGACCCAGGTGCTGGAGAACGGCGTCGGCCTCGACGAGGCCGGTGTCCTCGCCGTGCTGAACCTGCCCGACGAGCACCTGCCCGCCGCCCTCCAGCTCGCCCACGAGGTGCGGATGCGCTGGTGCGGCCCGGAGGTCGAGGTCGAGGGCATCGTGTCGCTGAAGACCGGCGGCTGCCCGGAGGACTGCCACTTCTGCTCGCAGTCCGGCCTGTTCACCTCGCCGGTCCGGTCGGTCTGGCTGGACATCCCGGCGCTGGTCGAGGCCGCGAAGCAGACCGCGGCGACCGGGGCCACCGAGTTCTGCATCGTGGCCGCCGTGCGCGGCCCGGACGCGCGGCTCATGAAGCAGATGCGCGAGGGCGTGGCCGCCATCAGGGCGGAGGTCGACATCCAGGTCGCCGCGTCGCTCGGCATGCTCACCCAGGAGCAGGTCGACGAGCTGGTCGAGATGGGTGTGCACCGCTACAACCACAACCTGGAGACCTGCCGCTCCTACTTCCCGAACGTGGTCACCACGCACTCCTTCGAGGAGCGGTGGGAGACGTTGAAGATGGTCCGCGAGTCCGGCATGGAGGTCTGCTGCGGCGGCATCCTCGGCTTGGGCGAGACGGTGGAGCAGCGCGCCGAGTTCGCCGCGCAGCTCGCCGAGCTGGACCCGCACGAGGTGCCGCTGAACTTCCTCAACCCCCGCCCGGGCACCCCGCTCGCCGACCGCCCGGTGGTGGAGGGCAAGGACGCGCTGCGCGCCATCGCCGCGTTCCGGCTGGCCATGCCGCGCACCATCCTCCGGTACGCGGGCGGCCGCGAGCTGACCCTCGGTGACCTGGGCACCCGGGACGGCCTGCTCGGGGGCATCAATGCGGTCATCGTCGGCAACTACCTGACCACGCTGGGCCGGCCGGCGACCGCCGACCTGCAGCTGCTGGACGACCTGAAGATGCCGGTGAAGGCGCTCTCCGCGACCCTGTGA
- a CDS encoding GNAT family N-acetyltransferase, with amino-acid sequence MLRGRAVTLRPATDADVPALAAIRATPEVRRWWRGGDDLAEAVRADLADGDLTVYVIEHDGRLVGAIQWYAETDPDYRHASLDIFLDPAARGAGLGGDAIRTLVRHLIDEYGHHRFTIDPAAANTAAIRAYAKVGFRPVGILRRYERGADGRWHDGLLMDLLADELPD; translated from the coding sequence GTGCTGCGGGGACGGGCCGTGACGTTGCGACCGGCGACCGACGCCGACGTGCCGGCCCTCGCCGCGATCCGGGCCACCCCGGAGGTACGCCGCTGGTGGCGGGGCGGGGACGACCTGGCCGAGGCGGTCCGCGCCGACCTGGCCGACGGCGACCTGACCGTCTACGTCATCGAGCACGACGGCCGGCTGGTCGGGGCGATCCAGTGGTACGCGGAGACCGACCCCGACTACCGCCACGCCAGCCTGGACATCTTCCTCGACCCGGCGGCCCGCGGCGCCGGCCTCGGCGGGGACGCCATCCGCACCCTGGTCCGGCACCTCATCGACGAGTACGGCCACCACCGGTTCACCATCGACCCGGCGGCGGCGAACACCGCGGCCATCCGGGCGTACGCGAAGGTGGGGTTCCGGCCGGTCGGCATCCTGCGCCGCTACGAGCGGGGCGCGGACGGCCGCTGGCACGACGGCCTGCTCATGGACCTCCTCGCCGACGAACTCCCCGACTGA
- a CDS encoding sensor histidine kinase, translated as MEPPRIPPSVRRRAGDLLLWAVVAAPVAYAGLTPPWPRHAVALLAGSLALLGLAVALGRRWPLAALLAVVFGSLVDGNFVFAIPVFSYLAGRRSAGAGRVAAVFAAIAVAGTAVNLGLLGTNPETWFLLASVLLFAGVFPWLLGRMRRQQRALAEAGERHAEAEERERRAAVERVRLRERARIAQDMHDSLGHDLSLIALRAAALELAADLPPAHRSAAGELRASVAAATERLHDIIGVLREERSGSLRPAGETVAELVDGARDAGLAVDLRADPDGGDLPPLVAHAVHRVVREALTNAARYAPGAPVTVTVDRAGGEVAVSVVNGPAPDGPLPGPASHGSGLLALRERVRLAGGVLDAGPRGGGFAVTAHLPLTAAPAVVDADRPDAPGAGRSGGLAGSAGDGLREDGGSGRGPRDRAGDAARRLREARRRARRSLLVAFGAPAGLALVLALVYYPLATAGAVLDRSGYERLRLGAERADLGLPRRQADPPAGSAPGCEFYTDGNFPFAEPTWRLCFTDGRLVSKERIAQ; from the coding sequence GTGGAACCGCCGCGTATCCCGCCGTCCGTCCGGCGCCGGGCCGGTGACCTGCTGCTCTGGGCCGTGGTCGCCGCCCCGGTGGCGTACGCCGGGCTCACCCCGCCCTGGCCGCGGCACGCCGTGGCGCTGCTGGCCGGCTCGCTGGCGTTGCTCGGCCTCGCGGTGGCGCTCGGCCGCCGGTGGCCCCTCGCCGCGCTGCTGGCGGTGGTGTTCGGCTCGCTGGTCGACGGCAACTTCGTCTTCGCCATCCCGGTGTTCAGCTACCTGGCCGGCCGGCGCAGCGCGGGCGCCGGCCGGGTCGCGGCGGTGTTCGCCGCCATCGCGGTCGCCGGCACCGCGGTGAACCTCGGGCTGCTCGGCACCAACCCGGAAACCTGGTTCCTGCTCGCCTCGGTGCTGCTGTTCGCCGGGGTGTTCCCCTGGCTGCTCGGCCGGATGCGGAGGCAGCAGCGGGCGCTCGCCGAGGCCGGGGAGCGGCACGCCGAGGCCGAGGAGCGGGAGCGGCGGGCCGCCGTGGAGCGGGTACGGCTGCGCGAGCGGGCCCGGATCGCCCAGGACATGCACGACTCGCTGGGGCACGACCTCAGCCTCATCGCGCTGCGCGCGGCCGCCCTGGAGCTGGCCGCCGACCTGCCACCCGCCCACCGGAGCGCGGCCGGGGAGCTGCGGGCCAGCGTGGCCGCCGCCACCGAGCGGCTGCACGACATCATCGGCGTGCTCCGTGAGGAGCGGTCCGGGTCGCTGCGGCCGGCCGGCGAGACGGTGGCGGAGCTGGTCGACGGCGCCCGCGACGCCGGGCTGGCGGTCGACCTGCGCGCCGACCCGGACGGCGGGGACCTGCCGCCGCTCGTCGCGCACGCCGTGCACCGGGTGGTCCGGGAGGCGCTGACGAACGCCGCCCGCTACGCACCCGGCGCCCCGGTCACCGTCACGGTCGACCGGGCGGGCGGGGAGGTGGCCGTGTCGGTCGTCAACGGCCCGGCCCCGGACGGGCCGCTGCCGGGGCCGGCGTCGCACGGCTCGGGGTTGCTGGCGTTGCGCGAGCGGGTCCGCCTGGCCGGGGGCGTGCTGGACGCGGGCCCGCGCGGCGGAGGCTTCGCGGTGACCGCGCACCTGCCGCTGACGGCCGCCCCCGCCGTGGTCGACGCCGACCGGCCCGACGCCCCGGGCGCCGGCCGGTCCGGCGGCCTCGCCGGGTCGGCGGGCGACGGTCTCCGGGAGGACGGCGGGTCGGGCCGGGGGCCGCGCGACCGCGCCGGTGACGCGGCACGGCGGCTGCGGGAGGCGCGCCGGCGGGCCCGGCGCAGCCTGCTCGTGGCCTTCGGCGCCCCGGCCGGCCTCGCCCTGGTGCTCGCGCTGGTCTACTACCCCCTCGCCACGGCGGGCGCGGTCCTCGACCGGTCGGGCTACGAGCGGCTGCGCCTCGGTGCGGAGCGGGCCGACCTCGGGCTGCCCCGCCGGCAGGCCGACCCGCCGGCCGGGTCCGCACCGGGCTGCGAGTTCTACACCGACGGCAACTTCCCGTTCGCGGAGCCCACCTGGCGGCTCTGCTTCACCGACGGCCGGCTGGTCAGCAAGGAGCGGATCGCGCAGTGA
- the bioD gene encoding dethiobiotin synthase, with the protein MTNGWTGPVLVTGTDTEVGKTVVTAAIAAAAQAAGLRVAVVKPGQTGTATGEPGDVDSVTRLAAPLTGRTLASYPDPLAPLAAARVAELEPLELYTAVDAIREETDKHDLVLVEGAGGLLVPMGLRPSGEPWTVADLAVSLGAPAVVVARAGLGTLNHTALTLEALERRAIPAGVVIGAWPGEPELVHWLNLSDLVPNLLGALPMGAGGMDPGVFRRSAPGWLTPALYGVLDDWRAWAEEIS; encoded by the coding sequence ATGACGAACGGCTGGACCGGGCCGGTGCTGGTGACGGGCACGGACACCGAGGTGGGCAAGACCGTGGTGACCGCGGCGATCGCCGCCGCCGCGCAGGCCGCCGGGCTGCGGGTCGCGGTGGTCAAGCCCGGCCAGACGGGTACGGCCACCGGCGAGCCCGGTGACGTCGACTCGGTGACCCGGCTGGCCGCCCCGCTGACCGGGCGGACCCTGGCCAGCTACCCGGATCCGCTCGCCCCGCTCGCCGCGGCCCGGGTCGCCGAGCTGGAGCCGCTGGAGCTCTACACCGCGGTCGACGCCATCCGCGAGGAGACCGACAAGCACGACCTGGTGCTCGTCGAGGGGGCCGGCGGGCTGCTCGTACCCATGGGGTTGCGCCCGTCGGGCGAGCCCTGGACGGTGGCCGACCTGGCGGTGTCGCTGGGCGCCCCGGCGGTGGTGGTGGCCCGCGCCGGGCTGGGCACGCTCAACCACACGGCGCTGACCCTGGAGGCGCTGGAACGCCGGGCCATCCCGGCCGGCGTGGTGATCGGCGCCTGGCCGGGTGAGCCGGAGCTGGTGCACTGGCTCAACCTGTCCGACCTGGTGCCCAACCTGCTGGGCGCGCTGCCCATGGGCGCCGGCGGCATGGACCCGGGGGTGTTCCGCCGGTCCGCGCCGGGCTGGCTCACCCCGGCCCTCTACGGCGTGCTCGACGACTGGCGCGCCTGGGCCGAGGAGATCAGCTGA
- a CDS encoding glycoside hydrolase family 9 protein — MPRPTPPPRGPSRLRRLLVAGAALAAGLAAAVAVPPPAPAVAAPAFNYSEALQKSLFFYEAQQSGKKPAWNRVSWRGDSALTDGADVGLDLTGGWYDAGDHVKFGFPMAFSATMLAWGAVEYRDGYAASGQLPHLLNNLRWVNDWFVKAHPAPNVLYGQVGKGDDDHKWWGPAEVLPMARPAYKIDASCGGADLAGETAAAMAASSMVFRPTDAAYADKLLGHAKQLYTFADTVRKSYHECITDATSFYRSWSGWQDELVWGAVWLYRATGDAAYLTKAESEYDKLGTEPQSTTRSYKWTIAWDNKQFGTYVLLANLTGKQKYVDDANRWLDWWTVGVNGSRVNYSPGGMAVLDSWGALRYAANTAFAALVYSDRTPDATRKARYHDFAVRQINYALGENPRNSSYVIGFGANAPKNPHHRTAHGSWWDSQTVPTETRHVLYGALVGGPSSANDAYTDSRSDYVMNEVATDYNAGFTSALARLVTEYGGSPLAGFPTAEQPDLDELTVETTVMQAEPRATGLKAIIYNKSAFPARALTTAKFRYYFRPDGTGPVQVTPGYTQGCPSPTTAKQFSADIWYVEVDCTGWTIAPAGQSQHRMEVQFKVGVPEGGTWDPTNDPSYQTTAGPNRKVPLYSGGTRVWGDEPGPATPDTTAPTVPGTPVASAVTATGLTLTWPASTDTGGSGLAGYEVTRAQAGSDALVLTDAPGNTLAVTGLLPERTYQFTVRARDGAGNRSAASPALTVTTPAAPAPDTTPPTAPGTPTASAIGPTGLTLAWGPATDNVGVTGYRVYRTGNVLVGSSTGTTLAVTGLSAATAYTFTVVAVDAAGNVSAASPGLTVTTADPPAAGGCAVTWTTSSWDTGFTANITVTNTGTSAINGWTLGFTFPSSGQKVGQGWSANFTQTGTAVTATNVSYNGTLAPGASTSFGFNGTHTGANPKPTTFTLNGSPCTTS; from the coding sequence TCGGCCTCGATCTCACCGGCGGCTGGTACGACGCCGGTGACCACGTGAAGTTCGGCTTCCCCATGGCGTTCAGCGCCACCATGCTGGCCTGGGGCGCGGTCGAGTACCGGGACGGCTACGCCGCCTCCGGCCAGCTCCCGCATCTCCTGAACAACCTGCGCTGGGTCAACGACTGGTTCGTCAAGGCGCACCCCGCACCGAACGTCCTCTACGGACAGGTCGGCAAGGGCGACGACGACCACAAGTGGTGGGGACCGGCCGAGGTGCTGCCGATGGCGCGGCCCGCGTACAAGATCGATGCGAGCTGTGGCGGCGCGGACCTGGCGGGGGAGACGGCGGCCGCCATGGCCGCCTCGTCGATGGTCTTCCGGCCGACCGACGCCGCCTACGCCGACAAGCTGCTCGGCCACGCGAAGCAGCTCTACACCTTCGCCGACACGGTGCGGAAGAGCTACCACGAGTGCATCACCGATGCGACCAGCTTCTACCGGTCCTGGAGCGGGTGGCAGGACGAGTTGGTCTGGGGCGCCGTCTGGCTCTACCGCGCCACCGGCGACGCCGCCTACCTCACCAAGGCGGAGAGCGAGTACGACAAGCTCGGCACCGAGCCGCAGTCCACCACCCGCTCCTACAAGTGGACCATCGCCTGGGACAACAAGCAGTTCGGCACGTACGTGCTGCTGGCCAACCTGACCGGCAAGCAGAAGTACGTCGACGACGCCAACCGCTGGCTCGACTGGTGGACCGTCGGCGTCAACGGCTCCCGCGTGAACTACTCGCCCGGCGGCATGGCCGTCCTCGACTCCTGGGGCGCGCTGCGGTACGCCGCCAACACCGCCTTCGCCGCGCTGGTCTACAGCGACCGGACCCCCGACGCCACGCGCAAGGCCCGCTACCACGACTTCGCCGTCCGGCAGATCAACTACGCGCTCGGCGAGAACCCGCGCAACTCCAGCTACGTCATCGGCTTCGGGGCGAACGCGCCGAAGAACCCGCACCACCGCACCGCCCACGGCTCCTGGTGGGACAGCCAGACCGTGCCCACCGAGACCCGGCACGTGCTCTACGGCGCGCTGGTCGGCGGGCCGTCCTCGGCCAACGACGCCTACACCGACAGCCGTTCCGACTACGTCATGAACGAGGTCGCCACCGACTACAACGCCGGCTTCACCTCCGCCCTGGCCCGGCTGGTCACCGAGTACGGCGGCAGCCCGCTCGCCGGCTTCCCGACCGCCGAACAGCCCGACCTGGACGAGCTGACCGTGGAGACCACGGTGATGCAGGCCGAACCCCGCGCCACCGGGCTCAAGGCGATCATCTACAACAAGTCGGCCTTCCCGGCACGGGCGCTGACCACCGCGAAGTTCCGCTACTACTTCCGCCCCGACGGCACCGGCCCCGTGCAGGTCACCCCCGGCTACACCCAGGGCTGCCCGTCGCCCACCACGGCCAAGCAGTTCTCCGCCGACATCTGGTACGTCGAGGTCGACTGCACCGGCTGGACGATCGCGCCGGCCGGGCAGTCGCAGCACCGGATGGAGGTGCAGTTCAAGGTCGGCGTGCCGGAGGGCGGCACCTGGGACCCGACCAACGACCCGTCGTACCAGACCACCGCCGGTCCCAACCGGAAGGTGCCGCTCTACTCCGGCGGGACTCGGGTGTGGGGCGACGAGCCCGGACCGGCCACCCCGGACACCACCGCGCCGACCGTGCCGGGCACCCCGGTCGCCTCGGCCGTCACCGCCACCGGCCTCACCCTGACCTGGCCCGCCTCCACCGACACCGGCGGCAGCGGCCTGGCCGGTTACGAGGTCACCCGGGCGCAGGCCGGCAGCGACGCGCTCGTGCTCACCGACGCCCCGGGCAACACCCTCGCGGTGACCGGGCTGCTGCCCGAGCGGACGTACCAGTTCACCGTGCGCGCCCGCGACGGCGCCGGCAACCGGTCGGCGGCCTCGCCCGCCCTCACCGTGACCACCCCGGCCGCCCCGGCGCCGGACACCACCCCGCCCACCGCCCCGGGCACGCCCACCGCCTCGGCGATCGGCCCGACCGGACTCACCCTCGCCTGGGGCCCGGCCACCGACAACGTGGGCGTCACGGGCTACCGGGTCTACCGGACGGGGAACGTCCTCGTCGGGTCGAGCACCGGGACCACCCTCGCCGTCACCGGGCTGAGCGCCGCCACCGCGTACACCTTCACGGTGGTCGCCGTGGACGCGGCCGGCAACGTCTCCGCGGCCTCGCCGGGGCTCACCGTCACCACCGCGGACCCGCCGGCCGCGGGCGGCTGCGCGGTGACCTGGACGACGAGCAGCTGGGACACCGGGTTCACCGCGAACATCACGGTCACCAACACCGGGACCAGCGCGATCAACGGCTGGACGCTCGGCTTCACGTTCCCGAGCAGCGGGCAGAAGGTGGGCCAGGGCTGGTCGGCGAACTTCACCCAGACCGGTACGGCGGTGACCGCCACGAACGTCTCCTACAACGGCACGCTGGCGCCGGGGGCGTCGACGAGCTTCGGCTTCAACGGCACCCACACCGGCGCCAACCCGAAACCCACCACGTTCACCCTCAACGGTTCCCCCTGCACCACCTCCTGA
- a CDS encoding 8-amino-7-oxononanoate synthase translates to MADWLAALDRRAELRAKAGLTRTLRPRAAGDAVVDLAGNDYLGLATHPEVTAAAARALSAYGLGATGSRLVRGSTEAHHALEDDLAGWLGADRALVFSSGYLANLAAVRGLVQPRTLLVSDAHNHASLIDGCRISGAETIVTPHADVDAVAAALAAAPGRPAVVVTESVFSVDGDLAPLAALHAVARRHGALLLVDDAHALGVTGPAGAGGVVAAGLAGEPDVVVTATLSKALGGAGGVVAGPAEFVRHLVETGRTFIFDTAPPPAVVAGVRAALRLARAGDDLRAELAERAALVVRRLGGAGLEVSAPDAAVVSVTAPGPEAATAWAAACRDRGVAVGCFRPPSTPDSRSRLRLTLNAGVARADFERALDVIVDCAAVSARSEPGLRAPQSRTKEGS, encoded by the coding sequence GTGGCGGACTGGCTGGCGGCCCTGGACCGCCGCGCCGAGCTGCGGGCCAAGGCGGGGCTCACCCGCACGCTGCGCCCGCGCGCCGCCGGCGACGCCGTGGTCGACCTGGCCGGCAACGACTACCTCGGCCTGGCCACCCACCCGGAGGTCACGGCCGCCGCCGCCCGGGCGCTGTCGGCGTACGGGCTGGGCGCCACCGGGTCGCGGCTGGTGCGGGGCTCCACCGAGGCGCACCACGCCCTCGAGGACGACCTGGCCGGCTGGCTCGGCGCCGACCGGGCGCTGGTCTTCTCCTCCGGCTACCTGGCCAACCTCGCCGCGGTCCGGGGCCTGGTGCAGCCGCGTACCCTGCTCGTCTCCGACGCCCACAACCACGCCTCGCTGATCGACGGCTGCCGGATCTCCGGCGCCGAGACGATCGTCACGCCGCACGCCGACGTCGACGCGGTAGCCGCGGCGCTGGCCGCCGCCCCGGGACGCCCGGCCGTCGTGGTGACCGAGTCGGTCTTCTCCGTCGACGGCGACCTCGCCCCCCTCGCGGCGCTGCACGCCGTGGCCCGCCGGCACGGCGCGCTGCTGCTGGTCGACGACGCGCACGCGCTGGGCGTCACCGGGCCGGCCGGCGCCGGCGGGGTGGTCGCGGCCGGGCTGGCCGGCGAGCCCGACGTGGTGGTGACGGCCACCCTGTCCAAGGCGCTCGGCGGAGCCGGCGGGGTGGTGGCCGGGCCCGCGGAGTTCGTCCGGCACCTGGTGGAGACCGGCCGTACCTTCATCTTCGACACCGCCCCGCCGCCCGCCGTGGTGGCCGGGGTACGCGCCGCGCTGCGGCTGGCCCGCGCCGGCGACGACCTGCGTGCCGAGCTGGCCGAGCGGGCCGCCCTCGTGGTGCGCCGGCTGGGCGGGGCGGGCCTGGAGGTCTCCGCGCCCGATGCGGCGGTGGTCTCGGTGACCGCCCCCGGCCCGGAGGCGGCGACGGCCTGGGCGGCGGCCTGCCGGGACCGCGGTGTGGCGGTGGGCTGCTTCCGGCCGCCGTCCACCCCGGACAGCCGCTCCCGGCTCCGGCTGACCCTGAACGCCGGGGTGGCGCGGGCCGACTTCGAGCGGGCCCTGGACGTGATCGTGGACTGTGCCGCGGTGAGCGCGAGGAGTGAGCCGGGTTTGCGAGCCCCGCAGTCGCGAACGAAGGAGGGCTCATGA
- a CDS encoding DUF559 domain-containing protein, with protein sequence MKVLSGDGAAAVEWAAFAQAGVLTTAQATRLLSEGVVRGLVRSGCWRSLCRGILLTGNGRLTRDQQLWLGVLAAGPGAVLAGPTAAAEAGVRGLRAEPLHVLVPADRQAPTLLRRLPIDMPAVVLHRTSILPGAHLQLARPPRTTTARAVVDAAGWARGVEEAQLVLASACQQRRVLPEELAEVVDVLPRAPRRRLIRRTLADLAGGAEALSELNFLTLCRRYRLPEPDLQHHRRDAAGRRRWLDAYWREWRLHVEVDGAHHMDVRQWADDMRRQNDVWTTGDRILRFPAWLVRAHPDEVAATLRRALRAAGWHPEK encoded by the coding sequence GTGAAGGTTCTTTCGGGCGACGGCGCCGCGGCGGTGGAGTGGGCGGCGTTCGCACAGGCGGGAGTGCTCACCACCGCGCAGGCGACCCGGCTGTTGAGCGAGGGCGTGGTGCGCGGCCTCGTCCGCTCCGGATGCTGGCGGTCGCTGTGCCGGGGGATTCTCCTCACCGGTAACGGCCGGCTGACCCGGGACCAGCAGCTGTGGCTCGGCGTGCTGGCCGCCGGGCCGGGTGCGGTGCTGGCCGGCCCTACTGCCGCCGCCGAGGCCGGTGTGCGGGGGCTGCGAGCGGAGCCGCTGCACGTCCTCGTGCCGGCGGATCGGCAGGCCCCGACACTGCTGCGCCGGCTGCCGATCGACATGCCCGCGGTCGTGCTGCACCGCACGTCGATCCTTCCCGGGGCGCACCTTCAGCTGGCCCGGCCGCCCCGGACGACGACCGCCCGGGCCGTGGTGGACGCCGCGGGGTGGGCCCGTGGCGTCGAGGAGGCGCAACTCGTGCTGGCGTCGGCCTGCCAGCAGCGGCGGGTGCTGCCCGAGGAACTGGCCGAGGTGGTCGACGTGCTGCCCCGCGCGCCGCGTCGCCGCCTGATCCGGCGCACCCTTGCCGACCTCGCAGGCGGCGCGGAGGCCTTGTCCGAGCTGAACTTCCTCACCCTGTGCCGGCGGTACCGGCTCCCCGAGCCCGACCTCCAGCATCATCGGCGGGACGCGGCGGGCCGGCGCCGCTGGCTGGACGCCTACTGGCGGGAGTGGCGGTTGCACGTCGAGGTCGACGGCGCGCACCACATGGACGTCCGGCAGTGGGCCGACGACATGCGCCGGCAGAACGACGTCTGGACCACCGGCGACCGCATCCTGCGCTTCCCCGCGTGGCTGGTCCGCGCCCACCCCGACGAGGTGGCCGCCACCCTCCGCCGCGCCCTCCGGGCCGCCGGCTGGCATCCCGAGAAGTGA
- a CDS encoding GNAT family N-acetyltransferase — MPELITPTARLHRSWLAARDDWGRGVHQDGSGLKPSDDVDSPEGFATWVRRLQEGADESRLPAGLVPALYWWIVEGDEVLGAVSLRLRLNDFLLRAGGHIGYGVRPAARRRGLATFALGGALAEAARQSIDPVLVTCDVDNTASARTIERHGGVLEDVRDTELGRLRRYWIRTR; from the coding sequence ATGCCGGAGCTGATCACCCCCACCGCCCGTCTGCACCGGTCCTGGCTGGCCGCCCGGGACGACTGGGGGCGAGGCGTCCACCAGGACGGCAGCGGACTGAAGCCGAGCGACGACGTCGACTCGCCGGAGGGCTTCGCGACCTGGGTACGCCGGCTCCAGGAGGGTGCGGACGAGTCCCGGCTGCCGGCGGGGCTGGTCCCGGCGCTCTACTGGTGGATCGTCGAGGGTGACGAGGTGCTGGGCGCTGTCAGCCTGCGGCTACGCCTCAACGACTTCCTGCTCCGGGCCGGTGGCCACATCGGCTACGGGGTGCGGCCCGCGGCCCGCCGGCGCGGCCTGGCGACCTTCGCGCTCGGCGGGGCACTGGCCGAGGCGGCCCGGCAAAGCATCGACCCCGTCCTGGTCACCTGCGACGTCGACAACACTGCGTCGGCGCGGACCATCGAGCGGCACGGCGGCGTGCTGGAAGACGTGCGGGACACCGAGCTGGGCCGCCTCCGCCGCTACTGGATCCGGACCCGCTGA
- a CDS encoding response regulator, producing the protein MVRAGVRAILAADPGIEVVGEAGDGHAAVELVRAHRPRVALLDIRMPRQDGLAAAAEIRRLVPETASVMLTTFGDDDLIARALGHGASGFLLKSGDPRELLAGLRAVADGGAYLSPRVARRVIELSGGRLAQGPYARDRLAGLTDREREVLALVGAGLSNAEIARRLHLVEGTVKSYLTSIFTRLDVRNRVQAAILAYEAGLVPPTG; encoded by the coding sequence ATGGTCCGCGCCGGGGTGCGCGCCATCCTGGCCGCCGACCCGGGCATCGAGGTGGTCGGGGAGGCGGGCGACGGCCATGCGGCCGTCGAGCTGGTCCGGGCGCACCGGCCCCGGGTGGCGCTGCTGGACATCCGGATGCCCCGGCAGGACGGGCTGGCCGCGGCGGCGGAGATCCGGCGGCTGGTGCCGGAGACCGCCAGCGTCATGCTCACCACGTTCGGCGACGACGACCTGATCGCGCGGGCGCTCGGTCACGGCGCGAGCGGCTTCCTGCTCAAGTCCGGCGATCCCCGGGAGCTGCTCGCCGGCCTGCGGGCCGTGGCCGACGGCGGGGCGTACCTGTCGCCGCGGGTGGCCCGCCGCGTCATCGAGCTCAGCGGCGGCCGGCTGGCCCAGGGCCCGTACGCGCGGGACCGGCTGGCCGGGCTGACCGACCGGGAGCGCGAGGTGCTGGCCCTGGTCGGGGCCGGGCTGTCCAACGCCGAGATCGCCCGCCGGCTGCACCTCGTCGAGGGCACCGTGAAGAGCTACCTGACCAGCATCTTCACCCGGCTGGACGTGCGCAACCGGGTGCAGGCGGCGATACTCGCGTACGAGGCGGGGCTGGTCCCGCCCACCGGCTGA
- a CDS encoding DUF488 family protein, translated as MLVTVGHGAADRERLGELLAGAGVALVVDVRRYPASRTNPDVRREELERWLPERGIDYRWEPPLGGRRHVPAGEPEPDTWWTVAAFRAYAAHTRTPEFDAALDAVLADAAHRTTAVMCSESVWWRCHRRLIADVAVLGRGVPVAHLMPDGRLGPHRPAEGARRLPDGHLLWNG; from the coding sequence GTGTTGGTGACCGTCGGGCACGGGGCCGCGGATCGGGAGCGGCTGGGGGAGTTGCTGGCCGGTGCCGGGGTGGCGCTCGTCGTGGACGTGCGGCGGTACCCGGCCAGCCGCACCAACCCGGACGTCCGGCGGGAGGAACTCGAACGCTGGCTCCCCGAGCGCGGCATCGACTACCGCTGGGAGCCCCCCCTCGGCGGCCGACGGCACGTGCCGGCCGGAGAACCGGAGCCGGACACCTGGTGGACGGTCGCGGCCTTCCGGGCGTACGCCGCCCACACCCGCACACCCGAGTTCGACGCGGCGCTGGACGCGGTGCTCGCCGACGCCGCCCACCGGACCACCGCCGTGATGTGCAGCGAGAGCGTGTGGTGGCGCTGCCACCGGCGGCTCATCGCGGACGTGGCGGTGCTCGGTCGCGGGGTGCCGGTGGCGCACCTCATGCCCGACGGCCGGCTCGGCCCGCACCGCCCCGCCGAGGGCGCCCGCCGCCTCCCCGACGGCCACCTGCTCTGGAACGGCTGA